The following coding sequences lie in one Bacilli bacterium genomic window:
- a CDS encoding class III extradiol ring-cleavage dioxygenase: MLPSFFLAHGAPLLAVQNNEYTDFLRELPRHLPRPRAIVLFSAHWLADEQRIGGADTYETIHDFSGFPDELYDIKYPAKGSMETAAEVLALLEKEGVSCRIDKERGLDHGAWVVLKLLYPQADIPVVAMSVNPRLVPEEHYRIGRALSSLRQKDVLIIGSGGTVHNFRKISWNRKTPDEWALEFDSWLNDHLQQWDLPALFEYEKWAPYATDAVPPQGNEHFIPLLYAMGAAADVKQAWLMYRGYAYGSLSLCCWRFG; encoded by the coding sequence ATGCTGCCTTCATTCTTCCTTGCACACGGTGCCCCTCTATTGGCCGTGCAAAACAACGAGTACACGGATTTTTTGCGGGAATTGCCGCGCCATTTGCCGCGCCCGCGCGCGATCGTGCTGTTTTCCGCACATTGGCTTGCGGATGAGCAACGAATCGGCGGGGCGGATACATACGAAACGATTCACGACTTTAGCGGCTTTCCCGACGAACTGTACGATATTAAGTATCCGGCCAAGGGAAGCATGGAGACGGCTGCCGAGGTGCTCGCGCTGTTGGAAAAAGAAGGCGTTTCCTGCCGCATCGATAAGGAGCGGGGGCTGGATCACGGCGCTTGGGTCGTGCTGAAGCTTTTATACCCGCAGGCTGATATTCCCGTAGTCGCGATGTCGGTCAATCCGCGGCTTGTTCCCGAGGAGCATTACCGGATCGGGCGGGCGCTTTCGTCTTTACGGCAAAAAGATGTGCTGATTATCGGCAGCGGCGGCACCGTGCACAATTTCCGCAAAATCAGTTGGAATCGCAAAACACCGGACGAATGGGCGCTGGAGTTTGACAGTTGGTTGAACGATCATTTGCAGCAGTGGGATTTGCCCGCTTTATTCGAATATGAAAAATGGGCGCCGTACGCGACGGATGCCGTTCCGCCGCAGGGAAATGAGCATTTTATCCCGCTCTTGTACGCGATGGGGGCTGCCGCCGACGTTAAACAGGCATGGTTAATGTACCGCGGATACGCTTACGGCAGTTTGAGTCTTTGCTGCTGGCGATTCGGTTGA
- a CDS encoding Bax inhibitor-1 family protein — protein sequence MDLDQREVLTEAERPYNASFHKLLKMFTISVLISFAGTYIGTEFLPPAIVLPLVIVEFIMLLSAFFIRRRKRAIGYGFVFSFVFISGITIFPAIQYYAAAGGSALIETAFLLTAAIFAGLTLYAYYSKRDFSFLRGFLFIGLLTLIGFSLVGLFTGGFGGSLGLLLAAGGVLIFSGFILYDVSQYRGGIPDEMIPLAVLNLYLDFINLFLYLLRLLGISRD from the coding sequence ATGGACCTTGACCAAAGAGAAGTTTTAACGGAAGCGGAAAGGCCGTATAACGCTTCCTTTCACAAATTGCTCAAGATGTTCACGATATCGGTATTGATATCGTTTGCCGGCACCTACATCGGCACAGAATTTTTACCGCCGGCGATTGTGCTGCCGCTCGTCATTGTCGAATTTATTATGTTGCTTTCCGCTTTCTTTATTCGTCGCAGAAAACGGGCGATCGGCTACGGGTTCGTGTTTTCCTTTGTTTTTATCAGCGGCATTACCATTTTTCCGGCGATCCAATATTACGCTGCGGCTGGCGGCAGCGCGCTGATTGAAACGGCGTTTTTGCTGACCGCGGCCATTTTTGCCGGATTGACGTTATACGCTTACTACTCGAAGCGGGATTTCAGCTTTTTGCGGGGATTTTTGTTTATCGGTTTGCTTACCCTGATCGGCTTCAGCCTGGTCGGTTTGTTCACCGGAGGTTTTGGCGGCTCGCTGGGGCTTTTGCTTGCGGCCGGCGGCGTATTGATTTTCTCGGGATTTATCCTCTACGACGTCTCGCAATATCGCGGCGGCATACCGGATGAGATGATTCCGCTTGCGGTGTTGAACCTGTACCTGGATTTTATCAACCTGTTCTTGTATTTGCTGCGGTTGTTAGGCATTTCCCGCGACTAA